A genome region from Gammaproteobacteria bacterium includes the following:
- the efp gene encoding elongation factor P produces the protein MATYSTNEFKSGLKIMLDGDPYNIVENEFVKPGKGQAFSRVRVRNLKSGRVIDRTFKSGETVEAADVVDVEMQYLYSDGEFWHFMNPGSFEQIGADAAAVSDSLKWLKEQDTCVVTLWNGAPIAVTPPNFVILKVVDTDPGLRGDTSGGGGKPATLETGAVVRVPLFLEIGETIRVDTRSGEYVGRAKEE, from the coding sequence ATGGCCACTTATAGCACAAATGAGTTCAAATCGGGCCTGAAAATTATGCTCGATGGCGACCCGTACAACATCGTTGAGAACGAATTCGTAAAGCCCGGCAAAGGTCAGGCGTTCAGCCGCGTCAGAGTGCGTAACCTCAAGAGCGGACGCGTGATTGATCGGACCTTCAAAAGTGGCGAAACGGTGGAAGCCGCAGATGTGGTTGACGTGGAGATGCAGTATCTCTACAGCGACGGTGAGTTCTGGCACTTTATGAATCCAGGCAGCTTTGAGCAGATTGGCGCCGATGCCGCCGCTGTTTCCGATTCGCTGAAGTGGTTGAAGGAGCAGGATACCTGCGTGGTGACCTTGTGGAACGGCGCGCCGATTGCCGTGACTCCGCCCAACTTCGTGATCCTGAAAGTGGTGGATACTGACCCCGGTCTGCGTGGTGATACTTCTGGTGGCGGCGGCAAGCCGGCAACCCTGGAAACCGGTGCCGTGGTACGCGTTCCCCTGTTCCTGGAGATCGGCGAAACGATTCGTGTTGATACCCGTAGCGGCGAATACGTAGGTCGCGCCAAGGAAGAATAA
- a CDS encoding PilZ domain-containing protein, whose protein sequence is MGVVNRVENRWSKRRSLELSVEVIDQGITLAKSRTRDLGLGGVFVEWVNFPLEENSVVDLLFNLDDAEGRSSKHRLHAKVVRVDDDGVGLSFQDFDTCAFRALQALINQHQGEAAAIA, encoded by the coding sequence ATGGGCGTTGTTAACAGGGTGGAAAACCGCTGGAGTAAACGTCGTAGTTTGGAATTGAGTGTCGAAGTGATTGATCAAGGCATCACATTGGCTAAATCCCGGACCCGTGACTTGGGGCTGGGCGGGGTGTTTGTCGAGTGGGTAAATTTTCCCCTGGAAGAAAACTCGGTTGTGGATTTGTTGTTCAATCTGGATGATGCGGAAGGGCGGTCAAGCAAGCATCGCTTGCATGCCAAAGTCGTTCGCGTGGATGATGATGGCGTTGGTCTGAGCTTTCAGGATTTTGATACCTGCGCGTTTCGCGCGCTGCAAGCCCTGATTAACCAGCATCAAGGCGAAGCAGCGGCTATCGCTTAA
- the asd gene encoding archaetidylserine decarboxylase (Phosphatidylserine decarboxylase is synthesized as a single chain precursor. Generation of the pyruvoyl active site from a Ser is coupled to cleavage of a Gly-Ser bond between the larger (beta) and smaller (alpha chains). It is an integral membrane protein.) yields the protein MNHQLPFGIPKPDAKLTDYVKALPQYLLPHHLLSRGMHWLARQETPWLKNLIIRFIYKKFDIDTSTAEIENPLEYRSFNHFFTRSLRPDARPISTDRQLLVSPVDGTVSQAGLIGEHAQPGSLPIQDIFQAKGRYFSLDELLGGDRQRAMPFVGGHFATIYLSPKDYHRIHIPVDATLKEMVHIPGRLFSVNPATTRAVPRLFARNERVACIFDTAHGPMAIVMVGAIFVSSIETVWAGEVTPPSRSKVRSWHYLAKQHQFAKGAEIGRFNMGSTVVVLFGPNMVNWTKDITAEHVIRMGEPLAEFNPKLLND from the coding sequence ATGAATCATCAACTCCCTTTCGGCATCCCAAAACCCGATGCCAAACTAACCGATTATGTTAAGGCTCTTCCTCAATACCTGCTTCCCCATCACCTGCTGTCTCGCGGCATGCATTGGTTGGCACGTCAAGAGACGCCCTGGCTGAAAAATCTGATCATTCGTTTTATTTATAAAAAGTTTGATATCGATACGAGCACGGCCGAAATCGAAAATCCGCTGGAGTATCGCAGCTTCAATCACTTTTTCACCCGCTCGTTGCGCCCGGATGCCCGCCCGATCAGCACAGACCGGCAGTTGCTGGTCAGCCCGGTTGATGGCACCGTCAGCCAAGCCGGCCTGATCGGTGAACACGCACAACCGGGCTCGCTACCGATTCAGGATATTTTTCAGGCCAAGGGCCGTTATTTTTCGCTGGATGAATTGTTGGGCGGCGATCGCCAGCGCGCCATGCCCTTCGTCGGCGGCCACTTCGCCACCATATATCTGTCACCCAAGGATTATCACCGCATCCACATTCCGGTAGATGCGACACTAAAGGAGATGGTTCACATCCCAGGCCGGCTGTTTAGCGTCAATCCAGCCACCACTCGCGCAGTACCCAGATTGTTCGCCCGCAACGAACGCGTCGCCTGCATTTTTGATACAGCGCACGGGCCGATGGCGATTGTGATGGTAGGAGCAATTTTTGTATCGAGCATTGAGACCGTCTGGGCCGGGGAAGTCACACCACCCAGCCGCAGCAAGGTGCGAAGCTGGCACTACCTAGCCAAGCAACACCAGTTTGCCAAGGGCGCGGAAATTGGCCGATTCAACATGGGCTCAACGGTGGTGGTATTGTTCGGCCCCAACATGGTGAACTGGACCAAAGACATCACCGCTGAACATGTCATTCGCATGGGTGAACCCCTGGCGGAGTTCAACCCCAAACTGCTGAACGACTGA
- the epmA gene encoding EF-P lysine aminoacylase EpmA yields the protein MVSPELTSPAPGEDWRPNASLDVLRKRAQFLQSIRSFFATRDVLEVETPILSAAGNTSPLIDSFTCHYRGPARAEGQWLYLHTSPEFPMKRLLASGSGPIYQICKVFRNGEMGARHNPEFTMLEWYRPHWHYHQLMDEVSALVETVCGLPVAARISYADVFAQAFGVDVHVADVRQLRQVASHHGLDDVTWGDENIDFWRDLLMSHLIEPTLGLAGPVFVYDYPASQAALAQVRQGEPPLAERFELYWRGVELANGYQELLDGDGLALRMDDELQIRQTLKQPSIPRDERLLAAQRAGLPPCAGVALGVDRLFMLQQGLPDVASGISFAFERA from the coding sequence GTGGTTTCCCCGGAACTGACCTCCCCTGCCCCAGGGGAGGACTGGCGACCGAACGCAAGTCTGGATGTTCTGCGCAAGCGAGCCCAATTCCTGCAATCGATTCGCAGTTTTTTTGCCACGCGCGACGTTCTGGAGGTGGAAACCCCCATCCTGTCGGCGGCCGGCAATACCTCTCCCCTGATTGACAGTTTTACCTGTCATTATCGTGGCCCGGCCCGGGCCGAAGGCCAGTGGCTGTATCTGCATACCTCACCCGAATTTCCCATGAAACGTTTGTTGGCATCGGGTAGCGGTCCTATCTATCAGATCTGCAAAGTGTTTCGGAATGGGGAGATGGGCGCACGGCATAACCCTGAATTCACCATGCTTGAGTGGTATCGCCCCCATTGGCACTATCATCAGTTGATGGACGAGGTTTCTGCCTTGGTCGAGACGGTGTGCGGCTTACCCGTTGCCGCCCGGATCAGCTACGCCGACGTGTTTGCGCAAGCCTTTGGTGTGGATGTGCATGTGGCCGATGTGAGGCAGTTGCGTCAGGTGGCGAGTCATCACGGGTTGGATGACGTAACTTGGGGTGATGAAAATATCGATTTTTGGCGCGATCTATTGATGAGCCATTTGATCGAGCCGACCTTGGGGCTGGCGGGACCGGTGTTTGTTTACGACTATCCTGCCTCCCAGGCGGCGCTGGCTCAGGTTCGTCAGGGTGAGCCGCCGCTAGCCGAGCGCTTTGAGTTGTACTGGCGCGGTGTTGAATTGGCCAACGGCTACCAGGAGTTGCTCGATGGTGATGGTCTGGCATTGCGCATGGATGATGAGCTGCAGATACGTCAGACATTGAAGCAGCCATCCATTCCTCGAGATGAACGGCTGCTGGCAGCGCAGCGGGCGGGTTTGCCGCCATGCGCGGGTGTGGCGCTGGGGGTAGATCGTCTGTTTATGTTGCAACAGGGTCTGCCGGATGTGGCCAGCGGGATCAGTTTTGCGTTCGAGCGGGCCTAG